A genome region from Micromonospora peucetia includes the following:
- a CDS encoding RRQRL motif-containing zinc-binding protein produces MSRIRAAFHDPEGSRYGIPTFWWRGAPAGYATRRQLRAAGLRPGGQPVAAQVLWRGVGGTRAAYLYRVDLARPKRTATAAQRAAIGKALIARRTCRICGQVRPYYIPRSLNECLTCAFPEEEAA; encoded by the coding sequence GTGAGCCGAATCCGCGCCGCCTTCCACGACCCGGAGGGATCGCGGTACGGCATCCCCACCTTCTGGTGGCGCGGTGCTCCTGCCGGCTACGCCACCCGCCGTCAACTGCGCGCCGCCGGGCTGCGGCCCGGTGGTCAGCCGGTCGCCGCGCAGGTGCTCTGGCGCGGTGTCGGCGGTACCCGGGCCGCCTACCTGTACCGGGTCGACCTGGCCCGGCCGAAGCGCACCGCCACCGCCGCCCAGCGGGCCGCCATCGGCAAGGCGCTGATCGCTCGCCGTACCTGCCGCATCTGCGGCCAGGTGCGGCCCTACTACATCCCGCGCTCGCTCAACGAGTGCTTGACCTGCGCTTTCCCTGAGGAGGAAGCAGCATGA
- a CDS encoding DUF2637 domain-containing protein gives MTMVGDLTGLASNDRRVARELAAAERERLAVQQRIAADNAAADRRLRTEEGRLRLDAQRDRMQADRRERRRVEREAARAAKRERRQARRREMAGWYATKTAYVRDNAAAVYSGLIYGLAVSGAVYGQVDAARANNLPTPVGVVAAVAIEGTGLAMALTAQQQRLKGERAMLARSLVWVCTAIAVGINAYGHGAEPVKAAGLSVLSALGIIVYEVRSGAKHRKALREAGMIPEPPERFGWRRWLTYFRPTVEAWKLDVRDRLSPGAADLIARAEARRAAQRREALVREVADRARKAATKATRKGDAGAALAALVRLASTGTPAPLLALPSPGRAEADAARADAADARRAQARAEAATRTAVERAKAEAARRAEVEANAAAIVRRAEADALAAVERAEAEAARRVKAEADAATAVRRAEAEAANVALARQAEADARQALQRLRTEAEAARTDVRSETARAARTQGQLDAAQAEWQQRLQAVDADAGRLRRELAVEREARHRAEARVETISQEAEGLRAAVAQAAAEAARKTRRNPTTAPTEVEPVLLDGKPVPLVDRVSAATVLAVLEARRDNPEANQKQLAALAKTSDRTVRKVFAAAQATASS, from the coding sequence ATGACGATGGTTGGGGACCTGACTGGTCTTGCCAGCAACGACCGGCGGGTCGCGCGGGAGTTGGCCGCCGCCGAGCGGGAGCGGCTGGCCGTGCAGCAGCGCATCGCCGCTGACAACGCGGCGGCTGATCGCCGGCTGCGCACCGAGGAAGGCCGGCTGCGTCTGGACGCGCAGCGCGACCGGATGCAGGCCGATCGGCGGGAGCGCCGCCGGGTAGAGCGGGAGGCCGCGCGGGCGGCGAAGCGGGAGCGTCGGCAGGCACGCCGCCGAGAGATGGCCGGCTGGTACGCGACGAAGACCGCCTATGTGCGGGACAACGCGGCGGCGGTCTACTCCGGCCTGATCTACGGCCTGGCGGTCTCCGGCGCGGTCTACGGGCAGGTCGACGCCGCCCGCGCGAACAACCTGCCCACCCCGGTCGGGGTGGTCGCCGCGGTGGCCATCGAGGGCACCGGCCTTGCGATGGCGTTGACCGCGCAGCAGCAGCGCCTCAAGGGCGAACGCGCGATGCTCGCCCGGTCCCTGGTGTGGGTGTGCACGGCCATCGCGGTCGGCATCAACGCCTACGGCCACGGAGCGGAGCCGGTCAAGGCGGCGGGTCTGTCGGTGCTGTCGGCGCTGGGCATCATCGTCTACGAGGTTCGCTCGGGTGCGAAGCACCGTAAGGCGCTGCGCGAAGCCGGGATGATTCCGGAGCCGCCGGAGCGGTTCGGGTGGCGACGCTGGCTGACCTACTTCCGGCCCACCGTGGAGGCGTGGAAGCTCGACGTCCGCGACCGGCTCAGCCCTGGCGCTGCCGACCTGATCGCCCGCGCTGAGGCTCGCCGGGCCGCGCAGCGTCGTGAGGCGCTGGTCCGGGAGGTGGCCGACCGGGCGCGTAAGGCTGCGACCAAGGCCACCCGCAAGGGCGATGCCGGAGCCGCCCTCGCGGCGCTGGTACGGCTGGCGTCCACCGGCACCCCGGCCCCGCTGCTGGCCCTGCCCTCCCCGGGTCGGGCGGAGGCAGACGCGGCGCGGGCCGATGCTGCCGACGCGCGTCGGGCGCAGGCACGAGCGGAAGCGGCCACCCGCACGGCCGTCGAGCGGGCGAAGGCGGAAGCAGCGCGACGGGCCGAGGTGGAAGCAAACGCTGCCGCGATCGTGCGTCGGGCGGAAGCGGACGCACTTGCCGCCGTCGAGCGGGCGGAAGCGGAAGCAGCGCGTCGGGTCAAGGCGGAAGCGGACGCCGCGACGGCGGTGCGTCGGGCGGAAGCGGAAGCGGCTAATGTGGCGCTGGCGCGTCAGGCGGAAGCGGACGCACGGCAGGCGTTGCAGCGCCTTCGGACGGAGGCGGAAGCAGCGCGCACCGATGTGCGCTCCGAGACGGCGCGGGCGGCCCGCACGCAAGGCCAGCTCGACGCGGCGCAGGCCGAATGGCAGCAGCGACTACAGGCCGTTGACGCCGACGCCGGACGGCTCCGGCGGGAGCTGGCCGTCGAGCGCGAGGCCCGGCACCGGGCCGAGGCCCGTGTCGAGACCATCAGCCAGGAAGCCGAGGGGTTGCGCGCAGCGGTCGCGCAGGCTGCCGCCGAGGCTGCCCGCAAGACCCGCCGCAACCCCACCACCGCCCCGACCGAGGTCGAGCCAGTGTTGCTCGACGGCAAGCCGGTCCCGCTGGTGGACCGGGTCAGCGCGGCAACCGTTCTGGCGGTGCTGGAAGCGCGCCGGGACAACCCGGAGGCGAACCAGAAGCAGCTCGCCGCGCTCGCGAAGACCAGTGACCGCACGGTCCGCAAGGTGTTCGCCGCCGCGCAGGCCACCGCCAGTAGCTAG